TGCGACGCCGCAAAAGAGCCGAAGCTCGAATTTACAACGCAGCCGCGCGGACTCGTAAAAGACGAAATCAAAATTCTAAAAGACTGAACGCCCGCGCCCGCCGCGCCGCGCAAATCTCCCCGCCGAAATCGGGGAGAAAAAGTCTAAAAAGTGTTGCAAGACGCGCGGGGTTTGGTTGAATTTACGGATATGCAAAATTTTTCAGGAGTTTGGACCGCTTTGATTACCCCGATGACCGAACAGGGCGTCGATTACGACGCGCTTAAAAAGCTCGTCGAAGCGCAAATCAAGGGCGGCGTTAAGGGACTTGTCGCGGTCGGAACGACGGGCGAATCGCCCACGCTCGACCCCGTGGAACACATTGTAGTAATCAAGAAAATCATAGAGTACGCAAACGGCCGCGTTCCCGTAATCGCGGGAACAGGCTCGAACTGCACGCGCGAAGCGGTGCACCTCACAAGAGAGGCGGACGAAGCAGGCGCGGACGGCTTCCTCGTCGTTGCGCCCTACTACAACAAGCCGTCGCAGGAGGGCGTATACCTCCACATGGCGGAAGTCGCAAAATGCACGCGCAAGCCGATTTTCCTCTACTCGATTCCCGGGCGCTGCGGAATCGAAATCTCCAACGACACCGCCGCGCGGCTGTACAAAAAATTCCCCAACATCTGCGTGATGAAAGAGGCTGGCGGC
The Opitutia bacterium KCR 482 genome window above contains:
- the dapA gene encoding 4-hydroxy-tetrahydrodipicolinate synthase, with product MQNFSGVWTALITPMTEQGVDYDALKKLVEAQIKGGVKGLVAVGTTGESPTLDPVEHIVVIKKIIEYANGRVPVIAGTGSNCTREAVHLTREADEAGADGFLVVAPYYNKPSQEGVYLHMAEVAKCTRKPIFLYSIPGRCGIEISNDTAARLYKKFPNICVMKEAGGKVEKVEDLNGKVDANFTILSGDDGLTIDFMKKGAKGVISVASNIVPEKMVEMVDLMLAGETQKAQAISDSFAGFFHALFIEPNPVPAKTAMALKGMISSPFVRLPLCAMRPENLEKLETEMKKAGI